Proteins encoded in a region of the Flavobacteriales bacterium genome:
- a CDS encoding PKD domain-containing protein: MNNIRVFISALLGILVWNIQAQQGCDLNAIRTAFTNAGCTELPSCQSSCSMYFYNPQSLSGVAAQQFAESLGANLISVQSAAENNCISTALTNNGFGGVIWIGFTDENSEGNYYWYDGSPVIYTNWRAGEPNNSGGNENCTQIFPDGLWNDLNCGGYTSKSVIEVGLCPQITASNDTTICNTTSASLVCSDALFGSAPYTYTWSDGQTGQAITVTPSVTTTYTVTATDRYGCFVTEDVVVNVINNIDANFTSSEYCVYEPVQFLDASTVVAPDNINGYFWEFGDGAFGTGASTTYQYATAGTYTVKYGITSDLGCIDSVEQTITIYNPPSADFNFNNGCPNATTTFEDNSAGNGTIITAWEWDFGDNSGVGSNSIESYTYTLSGNYDVELIIEDDQGCRDTVVHSVQVYEEPQVTFNFVNSCLYDETNFVDASIVTAPDNIVSWSWDVDGDNIEDYTTQNVDHLYTLAGDYDVTLTVETNNGCTNSLTQLISKFPVPQAGFSASTTCVNGDPTQFVNTSSIASGSIILNGWDFGDGNTSTQTTPTNNYTIAASYPVTLGVLSDNGCVDSVTYSVDVLGKPTAAFTQDTTGGCPIMCVAFTDTSYDDVAITTWSWKFENNYGESNEQFPSYCYTTSGTYDVGLAIVNAQGCKDTLLQTSLITIHETPVSDFTLSPTSTDVQNATITFTNSSTDAAAWSWDFGDGSGNNYSDYDPSHLYGDSGRYEIQLIVYNASLCSDTSYQFVEILPVDDIFVPSAFSPNGDGKNDILYARGFIGVMYFAVFDRLGNKVFESEDKEQGWDGMINGKAALGGVYTWYLQAEVNGNAYQLKGDVTLIR, encoded by the coding sequence ATGAATAACATTAGAGTTTTTATCTCAGCATTATTGGGTATTTTAGTTTGGAATATTCAAGCTCAGCAAGGTTGTGATTTAAATGCAATAAGAACTGCTTTTACCAATGCTGGTTGTACAGAACTGCCGAGTTGTCAAAGCAGTTGCAGTATGTATTTTTATAATCCACAATCTTTATCCGGTGTTGCCGCTCAACAATTTGCAGAAAGCTTAGGTGCTAATTTAATTTCTGTTCAATCGGCAGCTGAAAATAATTGTATCAGTACAGCATTAACGAATAATGGTTTTGGTGGAGTGATTTGGATTGGATTTACCGATGAAAATTCAGAAGGCAATTATTATTGGTACGATGGTTCACCAGTAATTTATACTAACTGGAGAGCTGGAGAACCAAACAATAGTGGAGGGAATGAAAATTGTACGCAAATTTTTCCAGATGGTTTATGGAATGACTTGAATTGTGGAGGTTATACTTCTAAGTCGGTCATAGAAGTTGGACTTTGTCCACAAATAACGGCTAGTAATGATACTACAATTTGTAATACAACTTCAGCGTCTTTGGTCTGTTCAGATGCTTTATTTGGTTCTGCTCCATATACTTATACTTGGTCTGATGGACAAACAGGTCAAGCAATAACAGTTACGCCAAGTGTTACTACAACGTATACTGTTACAGCTACAGATAGATACGGATGTTTTGTGACGGAGGATGTCGTGGTTAATGTCATAAATAATATTGATGCCAACTTTACAAGTTCCGAATATTGTGTCTATGAACCAGTACAGTTCTTAGATGCTTCTACAGTGGTAGCACCAGATAATATTAATGGGTATTTTTGGGAGTTTGGAGATGGAGCTTTTGGAACGGGGGCTTCAACTACCTATCAATATGCAACGGCAGGAACATATACTGTTAAATATGGAATCACCTCTGATTTAGGATGTATCGACTCAGTCGAACAAACCATAACAATATACAATCCACCAAGTGCAGATTTCAACTTTAATAATGGCTGTCCGAATGCCACAACTACTTTTGAAGATAATTCAGCAGGTAATGGAACTATAATTACAGCTTGGGAATGGGACTTTGGTGATAATTCTGGGGTTGGTTCCAACTCAATAGAATCGTACACTTATACACTTTCGGGTAATTATGATGTTGAGTTGATCATAGAGGATGATCAAGGATGTAGGGATACAGTCGTACATAGTGTACAAGTTTATGAGGAACCCCAAGTGACATTTAACTTTGTCAATAGTTGTTTGTATGATGAAACCAATTTTGTAGATGCATCTATTGTAACAGCACCAGACAATATCGTGTCATGGAGTTGGGATGTTGATGGTGATAATATCGAAGATTATACGACTCAAAATGTAGACCATTTGTATACTTTAGCAGGAGATTATGATGTCACATTAACTGTAGAAACCAATAATGGATGTACCAACAGTTTAACTCAATTAATTAGTAAGTTTCCTGTGCCGCAAGCTGGTTTCTCGGCTTCTACAACTTGTGTTAATGGTGATCCAACTCAGTTTGTAAATACTTCTTCAATAGCATCAGGAAGTATAATACTTAACGGTTGGGATTTTGGTGATGGAAACACTTCAACACAAACAACACCAACCAACAATTATACTATTGCTGCAAGTTATCCTGTAACTTTGGGAGTGCTTTCAGATAACGGTTGCGTAGACAGTGTAACTTATAGTGTCGATGTTTTAGGAAAACCAACAGCAGCTTTTACACAAGATACAACTGGTGGGTGCCCAATAATGTGCGTGGCTTTTACAGATACTTCTTATGATGATGTCGCAATAACGACTTGGAGTTGGAAGTTTGAAAATAATTATGGAGAAAGTAATGAACAATTCCCTAGTTATTGTTATACAACAAGTGGTACTTATGATGTTGGATTAGCGATAGTTAATGCTCAGGGATGTAAAGATACGCTCTTGCAAACTAGCTTAATAACAATTCATGAAACTCCAGTGTCAGATTTTACTTTATCACCAACATCAACAGATGTTCAAAATGCTACCATAACTTTTACCAATAGCAGTACAGATGCTGCTGCATGGAGTTGGGATTTTGGCGATGGTAGTGGAAATAATTACAGTGATTATGATCCGTCACATTTATATGGTGATTCTGGCCGTTATGAGATTCAATTAATTGTTTATAATGCAAGTTTGTGCAGTGACACTAGTTATCAGTTTGTAGAAATTTTACCTGTCGATGATATCTTTGTTCCTAGTGCATTTTCCCCAAATGGTGACGGTAAGAATGATATCTTGTATGCTAGAGGTTTTATAGGAGTAATGTATTTTGCTGTATTTGACCGTTTAGGAAATAAGGTTTTTGAATCAGAAGATAAAGAGCAAGGATGGGATGGAATGATAAATGGGAAAGCAGCTTTAGGAGGAGTATATACCTGGTATTTACAAGCAGAAGTTAATGGAAATGCCTATCAGCTTAAAGGAGATGTAACGTTAATTAGATAG
- a CDS encoding PorP/SprF family type IX secretion system membrane protein, with protein sequence MRIIAITICTLLIGRIFYAQDIHFSQYDVNVTTLNPAYTGVMEGDFRVANNYRNQWGTVSTPFTTFSAAYDMNVLNKKQNKGLSDIGIGLGFFSDKIGTSSLSQNQFNFSLSAIQQVNFDTKLSLGLQGAYNQQSISMDNLTWDTQFSNHQFNQDLPSQELFSNSKANYIDINAGLLLVNESWDNRFTMGVAAYHINSPKRELFAGEKLAPKLIGHASYEIKLGRSMSTRSIIPKLLYTRQRKHQEILVGAVYRNFLKQASKYTRFSTETFVDFGMYYRVQDAIVLSAGMHYQRFRFAVSYDTNISKLSVASNTIGGFEVSLAYHGLFADNRIKLK encoded by the coding sequence ATGAGAATTATAGCCATAACAATATGTACACTACTAATTGGTAGGATTTTTTATGCTCAGGATATACATTTTTCTCAGTATGATGTCAATGTTACGACTTTAAACCCTGCTTATACTGGTGTAATGGAGGGTGATTTCAGAGTAGCTAATAACTATAGAAACCAATGGGGAACTGTGAGTACTCCATTTACTACTTTTTCTGCAGCTTATGACATGAACGTTTTAAATAAGAAACAGAATAAAGGATTATCTGATATTGGAATTGGGTTAGGATTTTTTAGTGATAAAATAGGAACAAGTAGCTTATCACAAAATCAGTTTAATTTTTCACTCTCAGCAATCCAGCAAGTTAATTTTGATACCAAGCTTTCTCTTGGGTTACAAGGTGCATATAACCAGCAAAGTATTTCTATGGATAATTTGACTTGGGATACGCAATTTTCAAATCATCAATTTAATCAAGATCTACCATCTCAAGAATTATTTTCAAATAGTAAGGCCAATTATATCGATATTAACGCAGGGTTATTATTAGTCAATGAGAGTTGGGATAATCGTTTTACAATGGGAGTAGCTGCTTACCATATCAATTCTCCTAAACGAGAGTTGTTTGCAGGAGAAAAACTAGCTCCAAAACTAATAGGACATGCAAGTTATGAAATAAAGCTTGGACGCTCTATGTCTACCCGCTCAATTATCCCTAAGTTACTATACACTAGACAAAGGAAACATCAAGAAATATTAGTCGGAGCCGTGTATAGAAACTTTCTAAAACAAGCGAGTAAATATACCCGTTTCTCAACAGAAACTTTTGTTGATTTTGGAATGTATTATAGAGTGCAAGATGCCATTGTATTATCTGCTGGAATGCATTATCAACGCTTTAGGTTTGCTGTAAGTTATGATACCAATATTTCTAAATTGAGTGTAGCATCTAATACCATAGGAGGATTTGAAGTATCTTTAGCTTATCACGGACTCTTTGCAGATAATAGAATTAAGTTAAAGTAA
- a CDS encoding T9SS type A sorting domain-containing protein, with the protein MKRIILVLIVSFWLLESFGQCYPDRHNTTWYDGWISCQTAPSPNPVRGNSHWVQYNLGTTYVLHDLFIWNTNAPDLLDWGMQEIVIDYSVDGITWTEFGTFTLNQGTGFNRYEGEFVVDFDNVRANYVLITGVNNFGGACYGLSEVKINVDNTVNINENQCLKANVYPNPFNNQLNLRVGESCTNNLINYSIVDAMGRVVVVKNAISKGETKEILNGENILPGIYFVTLENGEITSKIKVIKYE; encoded by the coding sequence ATGAAAAGAATAATATTAGTTTTAATTGTAAGCTTTTGGCTGCTGGAAAGCTTTGGACAATGTTATCCAGATAGACATAATACCACATGGTATGATGGATGGATTTCTTGCCAAACAGCACCTAGTCCCAACCCTGTAAGAGGCAATTCTCATTGGGTACAATATAATTTAGGGACAACTTATGTATTGCATGACTTATTTATTTGGAATACCAATGCTCCAGATTTATTAGATTGGGGAATGCAAGAAATTGTGATCGATTATTCTGTAGATGGTATTACTTGGACTGAATTTGGTACATTTACCCTAAATCAAGGGACAGGATTTAACCGTTATGAAGGAGAATTTGTTGTGGATTTTGATAATGTAAGAGCGAACTATGTCTTGATTACTGGGGTGAATAATTTTGGTGGAGCTTGTTATGGACTGAGTGAAGTTAAAATTAATGTAGATAATACTGTAAACATTAATGAAAATCAATGCCTTAAAGCAAATGTTTATCCAAACCCGTTTAATAATCAGTTAAATTTAAGAGTAGGAGAGAGTTGTACCAATAATTTAATTAACTATAGTATTGTAGATGCAATGGGTAGGGTTGTCGTTGTGAAAAATGCAATCTCTAAAGGTGAAACAAAAGAAATTTTAAATGGAGAAAATATTTTGCCTGGAATTTATTTTGTTACACTAGAAAATGGAGAAATAACTTCAAAAATTAAGGTGATTAAATATGAGTAA
- a CDS encoding PKD domain-containing protein, whose protein sequence is MKKLIALIIISVWSLTLIAQSDNISGVVNAYTKVVNIDNCPAFIEVSDASDFAVGNKVLIIQMKGAEIDSTSNSPNFGDILNFHESGNYELSRIQSITGNTIQLVVPLTRTYDVNYAVQLVRVSEHINATVSADLTCPAWDGTTGGVLVVDCQNILTLNANITANSTGFRPGVISSNQFDCTPSNDYYYPGTSFFGGRKGEGIADVSNQIINGRGKLANGGGGGNQVNSGGGGGSNFGDGGKGGFGHPVCGVLDMGGLGGQGIPYGGGLDKLFMGGGGGGGQQNDGQATPGTLGGGIIIIVANEIVGNNNAIQSFGIDAISAASDGAGGGGAGGTIAISCNTYTGNVQLDVHGGKGGNANVDHGTAGGGGGGLIYASSALPANVTTNLVGGNPGVWNGTTNSYGSQAGAAGGVLTSFVLNNPVQNSQPKAVIVEHTCFLDQTNIYLNDTASLTQLNWLIVESANPANIILNSNWNGNVVQLSNSGEYVVVAELVYSCYRDTLYDTLNITTVNPIDLGNDTTYCLDGSGVLTLDAGPGYDFYFWQGVDTTQTYTADTTGQYIIKVANIGDNMVINGDFESGNTNFNSEYEHVGCGTLPLLGNAINIDTYTVGGTASCYGIAGTGNAYHAYDVQTANYGKVFWGQTMNVTPNTDYIIRVDAYEDLAGTAYQPGLTRFEIFANNSLVQIDSVGGSGAWQTHTYTWNSGTSNNVLLEIRNGLNNITVGQAGLDPFFDNIFFAPLCTATDTINVTVGELPHAAFSLVDSCEYLAVNYTDLSTITAPESIATWSWDVDNDGVEDYNTPTPSHTFPAGTYTTSLTVTSAIGCSKDTTMPVVIYEQPQGNFTFNNECLYDSVGFVDNSTITAPDMIVGHGWNFGESPTPLVQSTASSPYYTYSTIGSYNVVEVVGSLNGCYDTVVNQVTIYPVLNVAYTVSDTCDNIPLDFIDHTISTTPISSWEWDFGDLTTGNSQNETHTYLASGNYNTELIVVDDNGCTDTASLALTINPTPQVTFNFMNGCLYDTISFIDASIVNAPDNIVSWSWDVDGDNAEDYSTQNVEHLYGIAGDYNVTLTVESNNSCSNSFTQLISAYAVPQASFSASTACVNGGPTQFVNTSSISNGIITTYGWDFGNGNFSLQEHPTNDYFIAASYPVTLGVLSDNGCVDSVTFSIEVLGKPSAAFTQDTTAGCAPLCVAFADTSYDDVPITNWSWKFENNYGESFDQNPTYCYTVTGDYNVGLIITNSQGCKDTIEQLGLISILPLPTADFSLSPTSTDVQNSTIEFTNNSLDAAAWSWNFGDGSEPDVSNYNPSYAYGDTGYYEVELIVYNSYLCSDTIIQYVEILPVDDLFVPSAFSPNGDGKNDVLYARGYIGAMYFAIFDRLGKKVFESEDKEIGWDGMINGKKALEGVYTWYIQAEVNGNAYKLKGDVTLVR, encoded by the coding sequence ATGAAGAAGTTAATAGCTTTAATTATAATAAGTGTTTGGAGTCTAACACTTATAGCGCAATCTGATAACATTTCTGGAGTAGTTAATGCTTATACTAAAGTTGTTAATATAGATAATTGCCCAGCTTTTATTGAGGTATCTGATGCATCTGATTTTGCAGTTGGAAATAAGGTGTTAATTATCCAAATGAAAGGAGCAGAAATAGATTCGACAAGTAATTCTCCTAATTTTGGTGATATTTTAAATTTTCACGAGTCAGGAAATTATGAATTGTCAAGAATTCAAAGTATTACTGGAAATACAATCCAATTGGTTGTTCCGTTAACAAGAACTTATGATGTCAATTATGCTGTTCAATTAGTTCGTGTTTCAGAACATATAAATGCAACTGTATCAGCAGATTTAACTTGCCCAGCTTGGGATGGAACAACAGGAGGAGTACTTGTAGTTGATTGCCAAAATATTTTGACTTTAAATGCGAATATAACAGCAAATAGTACAGGCTTTAGACCAGGAGTGATTTCTTCCAATCAATTTGATTGTACGCCAAGTAATGATTATTATTACCCAGGTACTTCTTTCTTTGGAGGAAGAAAAGGAGAAGGTATCGCTGATGTAAGTAACCAAATCATAAACGGAAGAGGAAAGTTAGCTAATGGCGGTGGAGGAGGAAACCAAGTCAACTCTGGAGGTGGAGGAGGTAGTAATTTCGGAGACGGAGGAAAAGGTGGTTTTGGACATCCTGTTTGTGGAGTTTTGGATATGGGAGGTCTAGGAGGTCAAGGAATTCCTTATGGAGGAGGACTGGACAAGCTTTTTATGGGCGGCGGCGGCGGTGGCGGCCAACAAAATGATGGCCAAGCAACTCCAGGAACTCTAGGAGGCGGAATCATTATCATAGTAGCCAATGAAATAGTAGGGAATAATAATGCTATTCAATCTTTTGGAATTGATGCAATTTCTGCAGCAAGTGATGGAGCCGGAGGAGGAGGAGCTGGAGGAACAATTGCTATTTCTTGTAATACCTATACAGGAAATGTTCAGTTAGATGTCCATGGTGGAAAAGGCGGAAATGCCAATGTTGATCATGGAACTGCTGGGGGCGGTGGAGGAGGTCTAATATATGCGAGTAGTGCCTTACCTGCCAATGTTACAACGAATTTAGTAGGAGGTAATCCTGGTGTATGGAATGGAACTACTAATAGTTATGGATCACAAGCTGGGGCCGCAGGAGGAGTTCTTACTTCCTTTGTATTAAATAATCCCGTGCAGAATAGCCAACCCAAAGCTGTAATAGTAGAGCATACATGTTTTCTTGATCAAACCAATATCTATCTTAACGATACCGCTTCATTAACTCAATTAAACTGGTTGATTGTTGAGTCAGCTAACCCAGCGAATATCATTTTAAATTCCAACTGGAATGGTAATGTTGTTCAATTGTCAAATTCAGGAGAATATGTTGTAGTAGCGGAACTAGTCTACTCATGTTATAGAGATACCCTCTATGATACATTGAATATTACAACTGTAAACCCTATAGATTTAGGAAATGATACAACTTACTGTCTTGATGGTAGTGGAGTCTTGACCTTAGATGCTGGACCTGGATATGATTTTTATTTCTGGCAAGGGGTTGATACTACACAGACCTATACAGCTGATACCACTGGACAGTACATTATTAAAGTAGCTAATATAGGAGACAATATGGTTATTAACGGCGATTTTGAATCTGGAAATACTAATTTTAATTCAGAGTATGAACATGTGGGGTGCGGAACATTACCGCTTTTAGGGAATGCAATCAATATTGATACCTATACAGTTGGAGGAACAGCCTCATGTTATGGTATAGCTGGTACAGGAAATGCTTACCATGCCTATGATGTACAAACAGCGAATTATGGAAAGGTATTCTGGGGGCAAACAATGAATGTCACTCCGAATACAGATTATATTATTCGAGTTGATGCCTACGAAGACTTGGCGGGTACTGCATATCAACCTGGATTGACTAGATTTGAAATTTTCGCTAATAATTCTTTAGTGCAAATAGATTCAGTCGGAGGTAGTGGAGCATGGCAAACGCACACATATACATGGAATTCTGGAACAAGTAATAATGTGTTGTTGGAAATACGAAACGGATTGAATAATATTACTGTAGGCCAGGCTGGTTTAGATCCTTTTTTTGATAATATCTTTTTTGCTCCATTATGTACAGCAACAGACACGATTAATGTCACCGTAGGAGAGTTGCCACATGCAGCGTTTAGTTTAGTGGATAGTTGTGAGTATTTAGCAGTAAACTATACTGATTTAAGTACAATCACAGCTCCAGAATCGATTGCAACATGGAGTTGGGATGTGGATAATGATGGAGTAGAGGATTACAATACTCCAACCCCTAGTCATACTTTCCCAGCAGGAACCTATACAACTAGTTTAACAGTAACAAGTGCAATAGGATGTTCAAAAGATACGACCATGCCAGTAGTGATTTATGAACAACCTCAAGGTAATTTTACTTTCAATAATGAATGCTTATATGATTCGGTAGGTTTTGTAGATAATTCAACAATCACAGCTCCTGATATGATCGTTGGGCATGGATGGAATTTTGGAGAGAGCCCAACTCCTTTGGTGCAGTCAACAGCTTCAAGCCCTTATTATACCTATTCAACAATAGGGAGCTATAATGTTGTTGAAGTAGTAGGTTCTTTGAATGGATGTTACGATACCGTTGTAAATCAAGTTACCATCTATCCAGTACTAAATGTAGCTTATACAGTAAGTGATACTTGTGATAATATCCCATTAGACTTTATCGATCATACGATTTCCACAACGCCAATATCTTCATGGGAATGGGATTTTGGAGATTTAACTACAGGTAATAGTCAAAATGAAACCCATACCTATTTAGCATCTGGTAACTATAACACAGAGTTGATAGTAGTAGATGACAATGGTTGTACAGATACTGCGAGTTTAGCCCTAACGATTAATCCAACTCCACAAGTTACATTCAATTTTATGAATGGGTGCTTGTATGATACCATAAGTTTTATTGATGCTTCAATAGTGAATGCGCCAGATAATATCGTCTCTTGGAGTTGGGATGTAGATGGTGATAATGCAGAGGATTATAGTACTCAAAATGTAGAGCACCTCTATGGAATAGCAGGAGATTATAATGTGACACTAACTGTAGAGTCGAATAACAGTTGTTCAAATAGCTTTACCCAGTTAATATCAGCTTATGCTGTACCTCAAGCTAGTTTTTCAGCATCAACAGCATGCGTAAATGGAGGCCCAACGCAATTTGTCAATACTTCAAGTATATCAAATGGAATAATTACAACCTATGGTTGGGACTTTGGAAACGGTAATTTTTCATTGCAAGAGCATCCTACTAATGACTATTTTATTGCGGCAAGTTATCCTGTTACATTAGGAGTCTTATCTGATAATGGATGTGTAGATAGTGTTACCTTTAGCATAGAAGTTTTAGGAAAGCCAAGTGCTGCATTTACACAAGATACTACAGCTGGATGTGCTCCATTATGTGTAGCTTTTGCTGATACCTCTTATGATGATGTGCCAATAACGAATTGGAGTTGGAAGTTCGAGAATAATTATGGAGAAAGTTTTGATCAAAATCCAACGTATTGTTATACAGTAACAGGAGATTATAATGTTGGTTTAATCATCACCAATAGTCAGGGGTGTAAAGATACCATAGAGCAATTAGGTTTAATAAGTATTCTACCTTTACCAACGGCAGACTTTAGCTTGTCTCCAACTTCTACAGATGTACAGAACTCAACGATAGAATTTACAAATAATAGTCTAGATGCAGCTGCATGGAGTTGGAATTTTGGAGATGGGTCAGAGCCAGATGTTAGTAATTACAATCCAAGTTATGCTTATGGAGATACTGGGTATTATGAAGTAGAATTGATCGTCTATAACTCTTATCTGTGTAGTGATACAATTATTCAATATGTTGAAATATTACCAGTGGATGATTTGTTTGTGCCGAGTGCATTTTCTCCAAATGGAGATGGGAAGAATGATGTCCTATATGCTAGAGGGTATATTGGGGCAATGTATTTTGCAATTTTTGATCGTTTAGGCAAAAAAGTCTTTGAATCTGAAGATAAAGAGATAGGATGGGATGGAATGATTAACGGTAAAAAGGCTTTAGAAGGAGTTTATACTTGGTATATACAAGCCGAAGTAAATGGAAATGCATATAAATTAAAAGGAGATGTTACTTTGGTAAGGTAA
- a CDS encoding PKD domain-containing protein translates to MNRFVTPILFSILGSFAYAQQGCNLNAIRTAFTNAGCTELVSCQTGCSMYFYNPQSLSGVAAQQFAENLGANLTSIQSVTENNCISTALNSNNFGGIIWIGFTDENSEGNFYWYDGAPVNYTNWASGEPNNAGNDEDCTQIYPGGGWNDLPCNGSVSKSVIEVSLCPEISVSNDTTICHGTTLNLSCSGALLGSAPYTYVWSNGQTGQTITVSPTDTTTYTVTVTDRYGCFVTDAVTVNVLEAIDVSFISDDLCNNEVAQFSSTSSVGLHDAINGLFWDFGDGVNDVGGVVHHQYAVDGTYIVTLGVSTNMGCRDSIEQQITINTAPSAHFNFNDGCPNTLITFNDNSTTNSSVVTSWEWDFGDNSGIGGSSIENYSYATTGIYGVQLIVEDDLGCRDTSVQNVEIFEEPQPAFNFFNGCVYDEANLTDVSLMTAPDSISSWSWDVDEDGVEDYSTSTVVHQYGVAGEYDIVLTVGASNGCENSLTQTITRYPAPQANFSTDVTCINGGGARFMNTSTVSTGSIVLNNWDFGGGNGSTQESPNYIFPSIGSFPVLLEVVSNHGCVDSVIQNVNVLPKPSAGFIQDTTQGCPIMCITFSDTSNDSGGIVEWNWKFENDYGESNEQNPAYCYASSGIYDVGLIVTNVEGCMDTLENNGLITIHATPVSDFMVSPTSTDVQNATVNFTNNSIDAAAWRWDFDDGSGYNYSDYNPIHLYSDSGHYEIELIVYNANLCTDTSYQIVEILPVDDIFVPNAFSPNGDGINEVLYVRGFIDAISFTIFDRLGKKVFVSDNIKDGWDGMINGKDALEGVYTWYVKAEINGKTYKLKGDVTLIR, encoded by the coding sequence ATGAATAGATTTGTTACCCCAATCTTATTCAGTATTTTAGGTTCTTTTGCATATGCCCAACAAGGTTGTAATTTGAATGCTATTAGAACTGCTTTTACAAATGCTGGATGTACTGAATTAGTAAGCTGTCAAACGGGTTGTAGTATGTATTTTTATAACCCACAATCGTTGTCTGGAGTAGCTGCTCAACAGTTTGCAGAAAATTTAGGAGCAAATTTAACATCAATTCAATCAGTGACAGAGAATAATTGTATCAGCACAGCCTTAAATAGTAATAATTTTGGAGGCATTATATGGATTGGTTTTACAGATGAAAACTCTGAAGGTAACTTTTATTGGTATGATGGAGCTCCTGTAAATTATACAAATTGGGCTAGTGGAGAACCCAATAATGCTGGAAATGATGAAGATTGTACGCAAATTTATCCAGGTGGAGGATGGAATGATTTACCTTGTAATGGAAGTGTCTCAAAATCGGTGATAGAAGTTAGCTTATGTCCAGAAATTTCAGTAAGCAATGATACAACAATTTGTCATGGAACAACATTAAATTTGAGTTGTTCTGGTGCACTATTGGGTTCAGCTCCTTATACTTATGTTTGGTCTAATGGCCAAACAGGTCAAACAATAACAGTTTCTCCAACTGATACAACGACTTATACCGTTACGGTAACTGATAGATATGGATGTTTTGTAACTGATGCCGTTACTGTTAATGTATTAGAAGCTATTGACGTTAGCTTTATAAGTGATGATTTATGTAATAATGAGGTTGCTCAGTTTTCAAGCACTTCATCAGTGGGTTTACATGATGCTATTAATGGTTTGTTTTGGGACTTTGGTGATGGGGTTAATGATGTCGGAGGAGTAGTGCATCACCAATACGCTGTAGATGGGACATATATCGTAACATTAGGAGTTTCAACGAATATGGGGTGTCGAGATTCTATAGAACAACAAATTACCATCAATACAGCTCCATCTGCTCATTTTAATTTTAATGATGGTTGCCCCAATACCTTAATCACTTTCAATGATAACTCTACTACTAACAGTTCTGTTGTTACTTCATGGGAGTGGGATTTTGGTGATAACTCAGGAATAGGGGGGAGTTCAATTGAAAATTACTCTTATGCAACAACTGGAATTTATGGCGTTCAATTAATTGTTGAAGATGATTTAGGGTGTAGAGATACAAGCGTACAAAATGTGGAGATTTTTGAAGAACCACAACCAGCTTTTAATTTTTTTAATGGCTGTGTGTATGATGAAGCCAATTTAACAGATGTTTCATTAATGACAGCACCAGATAGTATTAGTTCATGGAGTTGGGATGTAGATGAAGATGGGGTAGAAGATTATTCAACCTCCACAGTTGTTCATCAGTATGGTGTTGCTGGTGAATATGATATCGTCTTGACGGTGGGAGCAAGTAATGGCTGTGAGAATAGCCTCACACAAACGATTACTCGATATCCAGCTCCTCAAGCTAATTTTTCAACTGATGTAACATGTATAAATGGTGGAGGAGCTCGGTTTATGAATACATCAACTGTGTCAACAGGAAGTATCGTTCTAAATAATTGGGATTTTGGTGGGGGAAATGGTTCTACTCAAGAATCTCCAAATTATATTTTCCCATCAATAGGAAGCTTTCCTGTACTTTTAGAAGTCGTTTCTAATCATGGATGTGTAGATAGTGTGATTCAAAATGTAAATGTTTTACCTAAACCATCAGCAGGTTTCATCCAAGATACAACACAGGGATGCCCTATTATGTGTATTACGTTTTCTGATACTTCTAATGATAGTGGGGGGATTGTTGAGTGGAATTGGAAATTTGAAAATGATTATGGAGAAAGTAATGAGCAAAATCCAGCGTATTGTTACGCTTCTTCTGGAATTTATGATGTTGGGCTAATTGTAACCAATGTTGAAGGCTGCATGGATACACTAGAAAACAATGGATTAATAACTATTCATGCAACGCCAGTCTCAGATTTTATGGTGTCACCAACATCAACAGATGTTCAAAATGCAACAGTAAATTTTACGAATAATAGCATTGACGCTGCTGCATGGAGGTGGGATTTTGATGATGGAAGTGGATATAATTATAGTGATTATAACCCTATACATTTGTATAGTGATTCTGGTCATTATGAAATTGAATTAATTGTTTATAACGCTAATTTGTGTACTGATACTAGTTATCAAATTGTAGAAATACTTCCTGTTGATGATATCTTTGTACCCAATGCATTTTCGCCTAATGGAGATGGAATAAATGAGGTTTTATATGTTAGAGGTTTTATTGATGCAATATCTTTTACCATATTTGATCGCTTAGGTAAAAAAGTATTTGTGTCGGATAATATAAAAGATGGGTGGGATGGAATGATTAATGGAAAAGATGCATTAGAAGGGGTTTATACATGGTATGTGAAAGCCGAAATAAATGGGAAAACTTATAAATTAAAAGGAGATGTTACATTAATAAGATAA